In Aedes albopictus strain Foshan chromosome 3, AalbF5, whole genome shotgun sequence, the following are encoded in one genomic region:
- the LOC134284184 gene encoding uncharacterized protein LOC134284184, giving the protein MADVELVIKSNPDEATQDRTRCAVANAITNHIHRFNNQNTHFDPLVRFCSTAEDITRKFLKENPNVLVLKSDKGNKTVLMDAEEYKQKMKELLQDNQTYKPIDKDPTLRFERQNNSLVKRLRNLDLIDDRTAKELTKYNAVCPRIYGQPKAHKPGLPLRPVVPNVTAPSYNLSKYVGKILQQSLVSSYNVQDSFTFCEFINGVTLPDNHVLISLDVKALFTSIPKPLVINSIIMRWDEIRPNTNICLDLFLEIVGFCIDSSYFKFDGQHYAQIFGTAMGNPLSSHIADWVMEALLDNVLRSLNIPLPFLKKFVDDLVTAMPLDQLQHVLDVFNSYDIHIQFTHELEVENQLPYLDMLLIRQNNQTVKTQWYQKPIASGRFLNYLSFHPLKQKLNMAKNFAKRVHLLSTDLDMQTKQVIVEDNLKLNGYPTSLRKRIANRMNERENSSTVGTQPIQHAIGSQPTEEHLEHTYRSIPYIKHLSERVDRAIGREYPNIKLAKYNINTVGNLFSRIKDPIALDDQNNVVYHIPCSNCPACYIGMTKNRLKTRISGHRTLYNTMDRLLEQGADNTDPRMASLSERTALMQHSIQENHRFDLKQVKILEKVNKTQNLQFLEMCHIARNRHSINRRTDTDGLHAIYAGILHEIEKASKTRIANEIGNVENDNNTQTPPHTSM; this is encoded by the coding sequence ATGGCTGACGTGGAACTGGTAATAAAGTCCAATCCGGACGAAGCAACCCAAGATCGGACAAGATGCGCAGTCGCCAATGCAATTACCAACCACATACACCGTTTCAACAACCAAAACACGCATTTCGATCCGTTGGTGAGGTTCTGCAGCACCGCTGAAGACATcacgaggaaattcctgaaagagaacCCCAACGTGCTCGTATTAAAATCGGATAAAGGAAACAAAACCGTACTGATGGATGCTGAAGAATACAAGCAGAAGATGAAGGAACTGCTACAAGACAACCAAACGTATAAACCGATAGACAAAGACCCAACCCTCCGGTTTGAACGGCAAAACAACTCGTTAGTGAAACGTCTGCGAAATCTGGACCTCATCGATGATCGAACGGCCAAGGAGCTAACCAAATACAACGCCGTTTGCCCCAGGATATATGGCCAACCCAAAGCCCACAAGCCAGGATTGCCACTCCGCCCGGTGGTGCCGAATGTGACTGCCCCATCGTACAACTTGTCAAAATACGTAGGGAAAATTCTGCAGCAATCACTGGTAAGCTCCTACAACGTCCAAGATTCATtcacattttgtgaatttatCAATGGTGTCACTCTCCCTGACAATCACGTCCTCATCTCACTCGACGTTAAAGCTCTATTCACCTCAATACCAAAACCCCTGGTGATTAATAGCATAATCATGAGATGGGACGAAATCAGGCCTAACACAAATATATGCCTAGACCTATTCCTTGAAATAGTCGGTTTCTGCATCGACTCTAGCTATTTCAAATTTGACGGCCAGCACTATGCGCAGATATTTGGAACTGCCATGGGAAACCCACTTTCTTCCCACATTGCTGATTGGGTAATGGAAGCCTTGCTAGACAATGTATTACGGTCGCTAAACATTCCCCTACCGTTCCTCAAGAAGTTCGTCGACGACTTAGTTACGGCTATGCCGCTGGATCAACTCCAGCACGTACTGGACGTGTTCAACAGCTACGACATCCACATCCAGTTCACACACGAACTGGAAGTAGAGAACCAGCTACCCTATCTGGATATGCTGCTAATCCGGCAGAATAACCAGACGGTAAAAACTCAATGGTACCAGAAACCAATTGCCAGCGGTAGATTCCTAAACTACCTGTCATTCCACCCACTAAAACAGAAGCTCAACATGGCCAAAAATTTCGCGAAACGAGTCCACCTTCTGTCCACAGATCTCGACATGCAAACAAAGCAGGTCATCGTAGAGGATAATCTAAAGCTGAATGGATATCCCACATCCCTACGAAAGAGGATCGCCAATCGCATGAATGAACGCGAAAACAGCAGCACAGTCGGGACTCAACCAATCCAGCATGCCATAGGGAGTCAACCGACTGAAGAACACCTAGAGCATACCTACCGATCAATACCATACATAAAACACCTGTCCGAAAGGGTGGACAGGGCGATAGGACGAGAATATCCCAACATAAAACTCGCCAAATACAACATCAACACGGTCGGCAACTTGTTCTCAAGAATCAAAGATCCTATTGCACTCGATGATCAAAACAATGTTGTGTACCACATACCATGTTCCAACTGCCCAGCATGCTACATTGGAATGACTAAAAACCGTCTGAAAACCAGAATAAGCGGTCATCGAACACTGTACAACACTATGGACAGGCTTCTCGAGCAAGGCGCAGACAACACGGATCCACGAATGGCATCGCTTAGTGAGAGAACGGCGTTAATGCAGCACAGCATACAAGAAAATCACAGGTTCGATCTGAAACAGGTCAAAATTTTAGAAAAGgtaaacaaaacacaaaatctGCAATTCCTAGAGATGTGTCACATCGCTCGAAACAGACACAGCATTAACAGACGAACCGATACTGATGGGCTACATGCAATCTACGCAGGTATATTACACGAAATAGAAAAGGCTAGCAAAACACGAATTGCAAATGAAATAGGGAATGTAGAGAATGATAACAACACACAAACACCACCACACACCTCAATGTAA